The DNA region AAATAGTCGATTTTTGGAAGTGCTAAACGCTCTTGTGATGGAAAAAGACTATGGGAAAAACACAACAGCAAGCCATACATGCAGCTTTGGATCAGTAGAAAACAGTTATGCGAATAAAATGTTAGGTTTATTTAAAGAATCACAAATTAACTTTATTTCGTGTCCCACTGAAAACGCACATTTACAAGGACGAGGCGACAGTTATCCGAAACGCCGTGGCTTAACCCGAGTTAAAGAGTTATTACATAATGGTAATAATGTCGCATTTGCCCAAGATTCCATTGCAGATTACTGGTATCCATTAGGGAATGGAAATATGATGAACATTTTAGACAATGGGATTCATTTAGCACATTTTACACACATTGATGAAATCAATAAGGCGTTCGACCTAATCACATACAACGGTGCAAACATTATGCGAGTGAACGACGAGTTTGGCATCGAAATAGGAAAACCAGCTAACTTAATCATCTTAGATGCAAAAGATGCATATGAAGCAATTCGTGAGCGTGCAGAAGTACTTGCATCCATTCGTAATGGAGAATATCTGTTTAAACGTGAACCAAGAAAAAATGAAATAGATATTGATTTCCTAAAACAATAATCAAGTTCTGTATATTATCACTAAAGCATTTCCCCTCCAACACTAGTGTTGAGGGGGTTTTTCCATGAGGCAGTTCCAAAAGGTAGTTTGTTCATATCTTTTCGTAGCAGCCACTTCTCCATTACACACGCGATCTCCCAAGTTCATTTTGCAGAAATTGGATTTCCTTCTGTATACTTGGATAGCCCTCTATTTCTGGAATTACTCCCTGCTTTGGCGAAATATTCCGTGTTGCAGCATTTGCCATTGTTTCAAATGCAAATAAAATTTGCGCTAATTTTTCTTCGGAAAGTATTGGCCTATTGTATTCCCTTGAACAATTTTCTAATAAATATCCTAGATGCTCCGTTGTAAATAAGACTGGCCAGTAATATTCTAACGCTTTACGATTAGCCGGAATCTCACCAGAGGCAGTGTTATACACAGTTCGTATATTACTTAGATTTGTCCTCATTTTAATTCTTTCTCTACTCCTTCTTGCATTAAATCCTTCTCCCTGATCTGAAAAAAGCACCATTAGAAACTGTGCTTGACTGCGAAGTGTTTTGCTCAGTAAGTGTGGAATTCTGCTGGAAGCAGATTTTCTTCCTACGATATAAACCCCTAATAATCCAATCGCACTACCGATTACAATGTCAATAAATCTCGCCTGAGCAAAATAAGAAAAACTAAACACATCTTGGCTTGTACTTTCAGCCATTAACAGTGCATTGGGTGTAAAGAAAAGTGCTGCTAATCCATAATTTTTCACTATAAACAATTCGGTAATAAATGTTAATACTAAAATAAACACCGTAATCACAAAACCAGATGGATGGAAGGATAGAATGAACCCGGCTATTACTATTCCAATTATCGTACCTAAAAACCGTTGAATCGCACGATGAAATGTCGCTACAATCGTTGCACCCGACATCACCGCTACACAAGATAACGGCACCCAATAGGAACGAGCAAATTCAAATTGATAGGCAATAATCGCTGCAATGACCGTTATCACTCCAATGCGTATTGACGAAATAAACACGATGGAATTTTTATCAAACGCCCCTATAAAAATAGTTTTTAGTGAGGCTTTATCAAATTGAATCGATTTTTTTATTTTACTAATTGGTTCATTAAAAATTGCATCTGCATTATAGATGGTAGAGAACAGATGACTTACCTGCATTTCCATCTCTTCCGGCTGTAATATAATTGTCTTTTCTCGCTTATCACGCTTGTTCAAAGAATTTGCTAGCATTCGAGTAGATTTCCCTAATTCTTTAGGTAATGTAGCATCTGCATTTGAAAAGTTTTCCACAACCGTAATAAACAACTCATTTGCATACATATTTAATAAATATAATCGATTGAACATGTCCGTTGTTCGCCATGGAATATAACTCGCTGAAAGAGTCTCTTCGGATTCATTTAAAACCTCCATCACTTTATGCTTGGCTTCAGTGAATCTATTTGTTCCAACAGAATCCAGAAGTTGCGCTAATTGCAAATAAACCCTAGTTACAACACCAGTTTCTGGACCATGTGGATTAAAAAACCACCCTATCATGGAAATAATCCACGATAAACTACCACTTAGAAATACTAATCCTGCTCTTAAAAATGCTTCATCGGGATTTATCGGCATTCCTGTTGACATAGCAAAAACTAATACAAAAAAGATTGCAGAGGGACCGGTTATTTTTAAGGCGCCGAAAACAAAAATTGCTACTGCTACAATGATTCCCATCAGAATTGCAACTGCCAGCGGATAAGGTGCACTAATAGTTCCCAAATACGTAACAATGGTCAAACCAAGAACTACCGAAAATATTTTCTTTGCTCGCTGCGCATATGGGATATTAAAAACATATAAATAGGTAAAGCCACCCAAGCCCGCAATTAAACCATATTGTAAATGGCCAAAGGCTAATCCTATCATAACCGGCAAGGCAGCCGCTAACCCCGCACTAAATGCTTTTAACCAAGGAAATGGTTTCTTATTTACTTGTAGTGCTTGCATAATAATAGATGGGGCTATCACGTTTGATCGTTGTTTGTCATTCATCATAATCCTTCTTTACTATTATTTTCTCTGTTATTATCTATAGTTTACCTATAAATTATGAACAATTTGTAAATTGGACCAATTAATTAATTCTATCATGGATTTTCTATTTTAAAGGAATAGCCTCTTCTCGCTATCATGCAAGCGGCCGCCGAATGGGAGCTTAATCCATATGGCGCCATAAATTTCATTTGCCCGATTTGGCTGGTATAGGCTGGTTTTACCTGCTTTATTCTTACACCTAATTTTTTCGCTTTTGGCCTCGATTAATTGATGGAAGCTCGAATAAGCAAACCCAGAAAGCATTCTGGCATAGGCCAATCATGACATCCTTTTGTACCAAAACGGCGTATTCGAGGATCTCCTTTATGGCATCACTCATAGTGACCATATGTTGAACAATTTGAAGTCAACTGTCTTCCTATACAAGGGGACCTGCGAAATCCATCAACCTCAGAACTGGCGGTAACTCGTACGATTGAAAAATATGGACGTTTAGATATAGTAGTAAATAATGCTGCCGTACAGCCATACACAAACGATATTATGGATGTATCAAACGAACAACTCGAAGACACGTTCCGAACCAATGTATTTCCACATTTTTATATGACAAAAGCCGCTCTTCCTCATTTGAAAAAAGGCAGTACAATTATCAACACTGCCTCGAGAGTTGCTTACGAAGGAGACAAAAACGTCAGATTAT from Neobacillus sp. FSL H8-0543 includes:
- a CDS encoding FUSC family protein, whose product is MMNDKQRSNVIAPSIIMQALQVNKKPFPWLKAFSAGLAAALPVMIGLAFGHLQYGLIAGLGGFTYLYVFNIPYAQRAKKIFSVVLGLTIVTYLGTISAPYPLAVAILMGIIVAVAIFVFGALKITGPSAIFFVLVFAMSTGMPINPDEAFLRAGLVFLSGSLSWIISMIGWFFNPHGPETGVVTRVYLQLAQLLDSVGTNRFTEAKHKVMEVLNESEETLSASYIPWRTTDMFNRLYLLNMYANELFITVVENFSNADATLPKELGKSTRMLANSLNKRDKREKTIILQPEEMEMQVSHLFSTIYNADAIFNEPISKIKKSIQFDKASLKTIFIGAFDKNSIVFISSIRIGVITVIAAIIAYQFEFARSYWVPLSCVAVMSGATIVATFHRAIQRFLGTIIGIVIAGFILSFHPSGFVITVFILVLTFITELFIVKNYGLAALFFTPNALLMAESTSQDVFSFSYFAQARFIDIVIGSAIGLLGVYIVGRKSASSRIPHLLSKTLRSQAQFLMVLFSDQGEGFNARRSRERIKMRTNLSNIRTVYNTASGEIPANRKALEYYWPVLFTTEHLGYLLENCSREYNRPILSEEKLAQILFAFETMANAATRNISPKQGVIPEIEGYPSIQKEIQFLQNELGRSRV
- a CDS encoding amidohydrolase family protein, with protein sequence MTEELVRERAIKGIQKEVSKGVQFIRTHVDITDPNLIGMKALIKLREELKDIVTLQLVAFPQEGFFRYKGAEQLMEEALKMGADVAGGIPHFEISYEHGVESLKRIVDMAIKYNVMIDIHCDENDDPNSRFLEVLNALVMEKDYGKNTTASHTCSFGSVENSYANKMLGLFKESQINFISCPTENAHLQGRGDSYPKRRGLTRVKELLHNGNNVAFAQDSIADYWYPLGNGNMMNILDNGIHLAHFTHIDEINKAFDLITYNGANIMRVNDEFGIEIGKPANLIILDAKDAYEAIRERAEVLASIRNGEYLFKREPRKNEIDIDFLKQ
- a CDS encoding SDR family oxidoreductase, with the protein product MAVTRTIEKYGRLDIVVNNAAVQPYTNDIMDVSNEQLEDTFRTNVFPHFYMTKAALPHLKKGSTIINTASRVAYEGDKNVRLFCFKKCHSYLHLLVCTTLPLYVNMQ